TGTCACTGCCAATTTAGACAACtgttgtgtgcaggtagcctatgtaaaacatttaaaaagctcaATATATAGTTAGGTAAGAATAAAGATCATTTGTTAACAAATGCATACATGCTAGGCCATGGTAATAAAAGGAAATGAGATGCTGGGTAGGAGGGATTGTCAGCCAGCTGTGCTTACCTGAGTAGACAATGATTTCCTGATGAACAACCTCCCAAGCACTGTCCCACATCAATTTCCTAGCAGATTTACAAAACAAAGGTTtttaaaatacacataaaacaaAAGTCTAATGAACAACAGTAATGTGCTGTAGTAAAATCCTTTTGCATATCAATTGTTTGTACAACACAGAAACTATCCCCTTTATACACAGTTGGTCAGGTCTAAAGGCAACCAAAATCTAAATTATTATGACAGCATTATGATCCATACACATATATGAATAAATGTGTAAATACACCTTTTTTAAggtttttggcttgcctttttttttatcttggtgGTTAATAAATGAAgcaaaaaattccccaaaaaagagagaaaaaagattAAAACTTTGATAAATGACAAGAAAATATTCTTGTTACACAAAAACTATGTTCAACCCTTTGGTGAACATGTCTATTTTGACAATCTGTGTCaggatttaaaaatgtttatcTTTTTTGGCTTTTCTAATTTACCTTAGTCGTTTGCCTACTTGAGAAATCAGGTGTTCGAGGACTGAAATTCTACAGTGTGTATGCAACTTTTTTTCCTATAAAATTGCAATAAATGTTGCAATTTCTGTGAACTCATATGCCTGGTAATGCTTTGCAACTTTAGCAGTCAACATCTCAATTACTATTGTAACTCAGACAGGACTGTTGAAAATGTGCATGCGGCGAAGTTGGTATGGAAGGGGTATTAGTcgcagaaaatgttgcaaatttactAAAGTGGAAACAAGCAAACAAgctatataaattatattatagTTTCCAATGAATTGTAAGGGAAGAAATCCACAGCAAATATGCACAGCAAAATTGTTCGTGCCTCAGATTTTAAGGCCATAcgtattttaaaaaaagatttgtgcAGAGTGTGGATAGCTCTAGATActttacaaataaaaatgttCCATTATTATGGAGTCTTTACATAATTAACCCTTTCGCGCACCAGGACATACTATAATTATAAGTAAAAGTATAGAGAGAGCTCACTAAAAAGTGCAATTTGTCTTGCAGATATCAAGCCCTAACAgatctctgtaaatgtaaaatcAAACAGGTTTTCACTTTTGGAATGGTGCGATTAAAAATcagaaatgcaaaaaccaaaagtgctaagtcctgtaagggttaatgtACATTTTGCAAAGCTAAAACACTTAATGTAGATCCATTACCTTTAGTGTCTCTTCTTTGACACCCATGGCGTTATAAAGGATTTCATAGTAATATTCGAAATAGGTGACCCTGTAGCAGTGCTCCTTCATTTCACATGTTTCCACAATCTGCACTACTTCTGCTCCATTTGGGCTTTCAACAATTACAGTGTCAAATTTAGTCGGTGCACACCAAAGACCTGTAAAATTATACATTATAAATGGTCAGCAGTCATTAGGCAATATTGTTTGTTTGCATCAGCTAGTACTGGATCAAACTATTCTTAACACCAAATACATTAAATACATAAACTGTCATAAGTTAACTATACCTGGACTAACAGTAGGACTTGAACATTTCCCAACATCCACTGTTGACTCAAAGGGTGTGTCTGGGAAGAAGGTCTTTAGAAACGGCATTCTGATGCACTCATGCGGAGTGGGGTTACATTGACAGTCCTCAATCACTTCCACTTCTTGAATTCCTTGGTACAGCAGAACCCTTTCAAGTCTGACATTCGTTGGTTGACATCTGGTCTCATGGGGACAGGATGGCTCTGAGCCTGATGTCATTGTTGTGTCCGGTATTCTCTCCCGTAGCTATaacagtttttgaaaaaaaaaaagattaagctACATTAAAGTAAAATGTAATCTTAAccccaaaatgtaaaataaaaattgtagagaaaaatcataaaatcatatatcataatattaacctttttattttttaagaaatCCAGCATTGATGAATGTTTTGGAAGCCCAGGAAATCCAGAATTGTAAGAATTTAATCTTTGGGGGACTCCACAGTAAGGTCGGCATAAGCCAACATCCATACTTACAGGGCTGCCTGATATGTCTATGGAAAACAAGAACAATGTAATAGTAAGCACACACAAGAAGAGcaacttaataaaaatataatcatTCCTTGCCAGATCCGTCAACTTTATTTGAAACCTTAAATTTAAATACCGCATAGTGAAATAGTAAGATACAAAAATACCCAAAAGCATTAGTCATTTAAAATAACTTACCTTGTCCAATGTacacaatattattttgtctTTTACAACATCCTGCAAATACATTTCTTCTGTCAGTATGTCTGTTGATCACACCGTCATCTGCAGGACAGTAcaaaacataaaattaaaaatagtTCTACTTTTCTATTTTAAAAGAAGATGTTTAAAAAGGATAAATAGATCAATGAATAAATATTaacaaaactatttgtttctgaTTTGAAAAAATAGCAACAATATGAATACTTACAAGCAGCACACACAGAGCAAAGTAAACTGCAGATATTGAGATTCACCAGAAATGAAAACTCCATGACTGATACCTAATATTGTCTGCAAGATAGTGGATGAGTTTCTACACTGCCAGCCCAGACTTTTATATCCCTAGGGAGATCTAATAAGGGAGATTAGGGAGATCTAATATGTATATTGCTGCCAAGGCTACAGTAAGAGGCTACCCAGATTATAATGTTAATACAACACAAAAGTGGTGTCAAAAACCCTTAAACTAATTTAATTTCCCAACTCAAATGTCTCTGATACAGTGGTTAAGGACCACATCAAAGGAGAGTTTAAAATAAGAAAATTACCCCCTAAGTTTGGGTCATTTTCATGTTTTATTTAGTGCTCAGTTTGAGGTGTAAGTTAAAACTACTTTTGCTAGCTAAATGAAGTCTTAATTAGCTTTCAGTCTCCTCCCTATGCAAGGCAAGGAAAGTGCTTAAAACTATTCTTTTATCCTCATTGTCTTTTATCTGTAGTTAAAAAGCTTTCTTGACACTTTAATGTTCACAGCTTTTTTTTAGAAATCAAGACTTCAAGGCAGCTCCATTTTTGCTAGGCAGAACAATGCCTTCTGTATACAGAAATGTATATTATAGAAACAAATAAAAAGTGGGTTTAGGAAGAGTAGACAATTACGCACATCACTATCACTTCATgtgataaaaaagttaaaaagattAAAGAAAGTATTAATTATAGTAGATATTTCAAAATTAAATATGTGCTAGGAAAAATGTTAAACTCTTAATTTAGAACAGTTATTTAGTAAATAATAAGTGAGAAATACCTGAGTAAGGACAAAATACTTATATGGACACCAAATGAAAGTGATACAGAGCTAGCCATCTGGCTAAGTAGAGTTGTCTGTAAATTAATCAGTATTCCCCAAGCCATGTTAATTCAATTTAGTTTAGCACAAAATTCTTATTACTAGCAGTGAATAAAAATATGTCCTAAACAGTAAAGACACCACAAAATGGAGAAAATGTACCTTATAATTTTTGATTGCCTGGGTGGTTTCTGTTTGATTTTATGCAGACacatatatctatctctctcgctatctatctatctatcgtagCTAATTTTTATGCAATGTGTAGAGAAATTCAGAAGATATTTAGTTTTTCataaagagtaatatatatatatatatatatatatatatataaaatccaaATCTGGCAATAAGAATAAATCCCTGGGTGAAGAATCTATTTTTGGAAATGTAGTCTTATATAATTATAGTATTGTCATCGTGATCACACAAGCTTGGACAGGGAGCCTGAAGGTTACAAGTCTGACTGTTTAGCCCTTTATACGCCATGGTCATCCACAATCGCATCACTTAAAGGGCTTTTCTACATGCCCCTTCTTTCATGATCGCCAGCACATTTTGACAACCCCCAAAAAAAAGATaaccaaaaatgttatttttgtaataaatgagctttaaaaaatttttgtcctTCTGTTTCTGGAAGtcttcttaaaataaaaaaaaacattttgaaaaaacgcAAATGGTTGGATTTCTGCAATTCTGATGTTGCTCAGATCTCAGAGGTACCATCATTCCTACACTTAAGAAATGTACAAAACCTATATTTCTAAGAATGTCCCCTTCAGATTCCAGGCTGTGAGGTCTAAGACCTGAGGATTCGGATGTAAAAACAGCCCTTGGGATAATAGGTCAAGTCTGAGATAGGGCATCCACTCCCAAGAGATGCAGAGAGTAACATTTTTCAACTTGCCTGTTTCCCCTGGTTGCAAAGAACTCCAGTGTAGGTCTTCCCCTTTCTCCACAAGGTTGGAAAAAACCTTCCAATTCAGCAAGCACTCTTCTTCGGATTCTGCTTTGAGAAGTAACACCGACAGAGATAAGATATTCTTAATCGCTCTCTTGAAGATCTGGTCTGCATCTCCATTGAGATTGACACTCCTTGTGCGGCcctatttgtatgtttttttatgtatGCTACTGAGGAGGTGTTGTCCATAATAATTTTCACATGATGACCTGTGAGGAGATTGGAGAAAGAAAGCAGAGCTTCCTTTAAGGTCCCTCAGGTTGGAGGAGGCCTTCACCATAATTGGATCCCAAGAACATTGTTACCCATCCTGCGTGatttccgaaagtgcattgtccgaccggaatgcacatatgtcgcgattcactaagatcatgcgcccgatatcctgcatgtgtcgcttccccgctctggtccgccggagttcaccttcttcttcctggtgtatgtaagtgcattatcttgtgacacaaattgaatgttaaatccgacactcagtccgaatcagtcgaattgtctgacagcccgccccccgatttctgtcgcatgaaagctagcCCCagttaaatgcctgtcccagcagcgcacaTCCTGAAAACCATGATCAGTCAGACAAAAATGCGATccgaaacccttagtaaataagccccattgagttaCTATGGAATCCATATGAGCACCCCATGTGATGCTGCTGGCATTGGTTGTATTTACGTAGGAGTTGGTCTCCGCGCCACTCCATTCTTCATGTTTTCCTCTAGAAACCACCAGTGCAGACTCTCTAACACAGTTTCTTGTATTGACaccctctctactagggacagtT
The DNA window shown above is from Engystomops pustulosus chromosome 1, aEngPut4.maternal, whole genome shotgun sequence and carries:
- the LOC140121655 gene encoding uncharacterized protein, whose translation is MDDGVINRHTDRRNVFAGCCKRQNNIVYIGQDISGSPVSMDVGLCRPYCGVPQRLNSYNSGFPGLPKHSSMLDFLKNKKLRERIPDTTMTSGSEPSCPHETRCQPTNVRLERVLLYQGIQEVEVIEDCQCNPTPHECIRMPFLKTFFPDTPFESTVDVGKCSSPTVSPGLWCAPTKFDTVIVESPNGAEVVQIVETCEMKEHCYRVTYFEYYYEILYNAMGVKEETLKEIDVGQCLGGCSSGNHCLLRDSRIRDHCFVWAEGSGNVCIPQEYETHLFRSRNGHIRSVLAIKSCKCQM